The Borreliella andersonii genome has a segment encoding these proteins:
- a CDS encoding HPr family phosphocarrier protein, which translates to MPEAEIEIINKVGIHLRLTNIIAEFENKHSSCDIQITIKDGRKAAEKSTIEIIILGIIYKEKVKITFVGKKEKLAITSLLNLLKCNFSKELAK; encoded by the coding sequence ATGCCAGAAGCAGAAATTGAGATAATAAATAAAGTTGGAATACATTTAAGATTGACAAATATCATTGCTGAATTCGAAAATAAACATTCTTCGTGCGACATACAAATAACAATAAAAGATGGCAGAAAAGCTGCCGAAAAGTCCACAATCGAAATTATCATATTGGGAATAATATACAAAGAAAAAGTAAAAATAACATTCGTGGGAAAAAAAGAAAAACTGGCAATTACAAGTTTGTTAAATTTGCTAAAATGTAACTTTTCAAAAGAGCTTGCAAAATGA
- a CDS encoding HPF/RaiA family ribosome-associated protein: MEPKIQTVNYNLNENEKNFILKKLEKFDTHIKKHVDNLKITIKKENELFELDAHIHFNWGKIIHIKEDGKTLLNLIDSAIARLYKTATKEKEKKNNK, encoded by the coding sequence ATGGAACCTAAAATTCAAACGGTTAATTATAACTTAAATGAGAATGAAAAAAATTTCATTCTCAAAAAACTAGAAAAATTTGATACTCATATCAAAAAGCATGTTGATAATTTAAAAATTACAATTAAAAAAGAAAATGAGCTTTTTGAACTAGACGCACATATTCACTTCAATTGGGGGAAAATAATACATATAAAAGAAGATGGAAAAACACTTCTCAATCTTATTGATAGTGCAATAGCAAGACTTTACAAAACAGCAACTAAAGAGAAAGAGAAAAAAAACAACAAATAA
- the rpoN gene encoding RNA polymerase factor sigma-54, whose protein sequence is MIKQKLKISQNLNSIQIQTIKILGLNQKELTKLILEESENNECLEINSNKIFFETLKTYWFKKVFYKEDDMIKNQHDIALEKTQTNISLKEHLLLQLRIQKIDEDEIKIGEILINNLNSKGFHIINPYDLFKKEEKIKVKKIIELIQKFDPIGICVPNIIESLILQAKHHKLDTNIIKILEKAELLEKTQEKLKEELKIRSKEFNTALEIIRKKLNPNPTLEFKDSDDINFYIDPDILIINHNNKFKIKIKEVSIFKKELKRTNENPQKQKKAKWLIESLRYRDEILAKIGIAIYTLQKEFLRRGFKSLRPMSLSTLSEIISVSKSTISRAIKNKYLKCQWGTILIKELFSSVGGAKTNEFSKLSIKITVKKLLEENKKMSDKTISAILKSKGISISRRTVNKYRNELKSEKGKIFYGT, encoded by the coding sequence ATGATTAAACAAAAATTAAAAATATCTCAAAATTTAAACTCAATTCAAATACAGACAATAAAAATATTAGGCCTTAATCAAAAAGAATTAACAAAACTTATACTAGAAGAAAGCGAAAATAACGAATGCCTAGAAATAAACTCAAATAAAATATTTTTTGAAACATTAAAAACATATTGGTTTAAAAAAGTTTTTTATAAAGAAGATGATATGATAAAAAATCAACACGACATAGCTCTTGAAAAAACACAAACAAATATTTCTTTAAAAGAACACCTGTTACTACAATTAAGGATTCAAAAAATAGATGAAGATGAAATCAAAATAGGCGAAATACTAATAAACAACCTAAACAGCAAAGGTTTTCATATAATAAACCCTTACGATCTTTTTAAAAAGGAAGAAAAAATAAAAGTAAAAAAAATAATTGAACTTATTCAGAAATTTGATCCAATTGGAATTTGTGTTCCCAACATAATAGAATCGTTAATTTTGCAAGCAAAGCATCATAAATTAGACACTAATATTATTAAAATTCTTGAAAAAGCAGAGCTTCTTGAAAAAACTCAAGAAAAGTTAAAAGAAGAGCTTAAAATAAGAAGTAAAGAATTTAACACAGCTTTAGAAATTATTAGAAAAAAACTTAACCCCAACCCAACACTCGAATTTAAAGACTCAGATGACATCAATTTCTATATCGATCCAGATATATTAATAATAAATCACAATAACAAATTTAAAATTAAAATCAAAGAAGTTAGCATCTTTAAAAAAGAACTTAAAAGGACAAATGAAAATCCTCAAAAACAAAAAAAGGCAAAATGGTTAATCGAATCTCTACGATATAGAGACGAAATACTTGCAAAAATAGGAATAGCTATATATACATTACAAAAAGAATTTCTAAGAAGAGGCTTTAAAAGCTTGAGGCCAATGAGCTTGAGCACTTTGTCAGAAATAATTAGTGTATCAAAATCAACAATATCAAGAGCAATAAAAAATAAATACTTAAAATGCCAGTGGGGCACAATATTAATCAAAGAACTTTTTAGCTCTGTTGGTGGAGCAAAAACAAATGAATTTTCAAAATTAAGCATTAAAATAACAGTAAAAAAGTTGTTGGAAGAAAATAAAAAGATGTCAGATAAAACGATTTCTGCTATACTGAAATCCAAAGGAATCTCTATTTCTAGAAGAACAGTGAACAAGTATAGGAATGAATTGAAATCTGAGAAAGGAAAAATATTTTATGGAACCTAA
- a CDS encoding chromate transporter: MILINLFITFLKIGLLNFGGGNGIAAIINNEIINNKHWITKEEFVNMITISRITPGPIATNIATYVGMKTAGIAGAIIATVALITAPIIIMIIILLILHKIGLLNYCLENLKPIIVALWIITIIILLENTYLKIENNKTELLRTLTIVGINFFILFFYNKISPALVIILSGLFYTLI; encoded by the coding sequence TTGATTTTAATAAATCTATTCATTACATTTTTAAAAATCGGATTATTAAATTTCGGAGGCGGCAATGGAATTGCAGCAATAATAAACAATGAAATAATTAATAACAAACATTGGATAACAAAAGAAGAATTTGTCAATATGATTACAATATCAAGAATAACCCCTGGACCTATTGCAACAAACATAGCAACATACGTTGGGATGAAAACTGCAGGAATTGCAGGAGCAATAATTGCCACAGTAGCATTAATAACAGCTCCAATAATAATAATGATTATAATCCTACTAATACTGCACAAAATCGGCTTGTTAAATTATTGCCTAGAAAATCTAAAGCCTATTATTGTTGCACTGTGGATAATTACAATAATTATTTTGCTTGAAAATACATACTTAAAGATAGAAAATAACAAAACAGAACTTTTAAGAACCCTGACTATTGTGGGAATTAATTTTTTTATTTTATTTTTTTATAATAAAATAAGTCCAGCATTAGTAATTATACTTAGTGGACTTTTTTATACATTAATATAA
- a CDS encoding chromate transporter — MYKKKQKKIYKILDLFFLVLKTTTLTIGGGLIIISELKKIFVKKRKIISEDDFNKILATSNVIPGVTAINFVFLVGKKIGGFPCALLLVVAGILPSIIAIIMVFLYLKLMPNNIHIEKFLEGAKISSIIVMISIVLKFSKKMLNNSIIKWTICFLVIFAIFKLKIRISYILLIFFLIYTFKYITIKKILTKSKKDIS; from the coding sequence ATGTACAAAAAGAAACAAAAAAAAATATATAAAATTTTGGACTTGTTTTTTCTTGTCCTTAAAACAACAACACTTACAATTGGCGGAGGATTAATAATTATATCTGAGCTTAAAAAAATATTTGTTAAAAAAAGAAAAATAATATCTGAGGACGATTTTAACAAAATACTAGCAACATCAAATGTTATTCCTGGAGTTACAGCAATTAATTTCGTGTTCCTAGTAGGAAAAAAAATTGGAGGTTTCCCATGCGCACTTTTACTGGTTGTTGCAGGAATTTTACCTTCCATTATCGCAATAATAATGGTTTTCCTTTACTTAAAATTAATGCCAAATAATATACATATCGAAAAATTTCTTGAAGGTGCAAAAATATCTTCAATTATCGTAATGATAAGCATTGTTTTAAAATTTTCCAAAAAAATGTTGAATAATTCTATAATAAAATGGACAATATGTTTTCTTGTAATTTTTGCAATTTTCAAATTAAAAATAAGAATATCATACATATTGTTAATTTTCTTTTTAATATACACATTTAAATATATAACAATAAAAAAAATATTAACTAAATCGAAAAAGGATATCAGTTGA
- a CDS encoding mechanosensitive ion channel family protein, with translation MFKEFFIFQDYFNYIVEGVVGYGLKVSIAIALWYFLKLIANKMGKILFKTLEKSRLEEKLEVTVFNFLKSFFKILTDFVIVLIILPYLGVPTTSIIAVFGSLGLAIGLAAQGILSNFVSGFIVLNSKFFKCGDHIQCGDVEGLVEDVQIFFTTLKTFDEEIIKIPNSKLTSNFVVNFSSNPRRRVVFSFQVPYDTNIGLLKEKIEDLMIFNNKKFDVEICSPTLIVKKYTPYYMVLQVRFFVNTEVFWDFKYFIGESIKNVLLDMKIKLPICFMPFDKQY, from the coding sequence TTGTTTAAGGAGTTTTTTATATTTCAAGATTATTTTAATTATATTGTTGAGGGCGTTGTAGGTTATGGTTTAAAAGTTTCGATTGCTATAGCGCTATGGTATTTTTTAAAGTTAATAGCTAATAAAATGGGAAAAATTTTATTTAAAACTTTAGAAAAGTCTAGATTAGAAGAGAAGTTAGAGGTTACAGTTTTTAACTTTTTAAAGTCTTTTTTCAAAATATTAACAGACTTTGTTATTGTTTTAATAATATTGCCATATCTTGGGGTGCCTACAACATCTATTATTGCTGTATTTGGATCATTAGGACTTGCCATTGGGCTTGCTGCTCAGGGTATTTTATCGAATTTTGTTAGTGGATTTATTGTTTTGAATTCCAAGTTTTTTAAGTGTGGAGATCATATTCAATGTGGAGATGTTGAAGGTTTGGTTGAGGATGTCCAAATTTTTTTTACTACACTTAAAACATTTGACGAAGAAATTATTAAAATTCCAAACAGCAAGCTTACATCCAATTTTGTTGTTAATTTTTCGTCAAATCCCAGAAGAAGGGTTGTGTTTTCTTTTCAAGTTCCCTATGATACGAACATTGGTTTGTTAAAAGAAAAAATAGAAGATTTAATGATTTTCAATAATAAGAAATTTGATGTTGAGATTTGTTCTCCTACTCTTATTGTCAAAAAATACACTCCCTATTATATGGTTTTACAGGTTCGATTTTTTGTCAATACAGAGGTTTTTTGGGATTTTAAATATTTTATTGGGGAGTCTATTAAAAATGTTTTATTGGATATGAAAATTAAGCTTCCAATTTGTTTTATGCCTTTTGATAAGCAGTATTAA
- a CDS encoding lipid galactosyltransferase, whose amino-acid sequence MKVAIFTDTYIPEKNGVATSIKQIKEGFEKNGYEVYIFCPKSKTSLNEKNVYRCSSIQINKKLDAVIAFPNKRKISKIIKSYKPDIIHTHSEFSMGKIGKQIALKQNIPIVHTSHTMWDYYLHYLGIFKYFIKPDKMMRKHYNKIKYFIYPSSKAKERYFQLSNNSSNYKIIPNGVDRKLFIKNLSKEKKDEILKKHNIKQTDKIIIFVGRINKEKNINLLVTHLKDLLMQNNNYKLIIIGKGSEETEIKNFSIKYGLEKQILLIGTIPWEEMCYYYKISDIFASLSRSEVYPMTVIEALTAGIPAILINDYIYKDVIKEGVNGFLIKKYENLSQYVDKVIKDDEILKKFKENAKKYSTKFSSYFFTKKIESYYSEIIARKNH is encoded by the coding sequence ATGAAGGTTGCAATATTTACAGATACGTATATCCCAGAAAAAAATGGAGTGGCAACGTCAATAAAACAAATTAAAGAGGGATTTGAAAAAAATGGCTATGAAGTTTATATATTTTGTCCAAAATCCAAAACATCTTTAAATGAAAAAAACGTTTACAGATGCTCATCTATTCAAATAAATAAAAAACTTGATGCTGTAATAGCTTTTCCCAACAAAAGAAAAATATCCAAAATAATAAAAAGCTATAAACCAGACATCATCCATACTCATTCCGAATTTTCTATGGGGAAAATTGGAAAACAAATTGCATTAAAACAAAACATACCAATAGTTCATACAAGCCATACAATGTGGGATTATTATTTGCATTACTTGGGAATTTTTAAATATTTTATTAAACCCGACAAAATGATGCGAAAACATTATAATAAAATAAAATATTTTATTTACCCATCAAGTAAAGCAAAAGAGAGGTATTTCCAACTTTCAAATAATTCTTCTAACTATAAAATAATTCCAAATGGAGTTGATAGAAAGCTTTTTATAAAAAATCTAAGCAAAGAAAAAAAAGATGAAATTTTGAAAAAGCATAACATAAAGCAAACAGACAAAATAATAATATTTGTTGGCAGAATAAATAAAGAAAAAAACATAAACTTATTGGTAACACACTTAAAAGATCTTTTAATGCAAAACAATAATTACAAACTTATAATTATTGGCAAAGGAAGCGAAGAAACGGAAATAAAAAATTTTAGCATCAAATATGGACTTGAAAAACAAATATTGTTAATAGGAACAATTCCGTGGGAAGAAATGTGCTATTACTACAAAATTTCTGATATCTTTGCCAGTCTATCAAGAAGTGAAGTATACCCAATGACAGTAATAGAGGCATTAACTGCTGGAATACCTGCTATTTTAATAAATGATTATATATATAAAGACGTAATAAAAGAGGGAGTAAACGGCTTCTTAATAAAAAAGTACGAAAACCTATCTCAGTATGTAGATAAAGTAATAAAAGATGATGAAATACTAAAAAAATTTAAAGAAAATGCAAAAAAATACTCCACTAAATTTTCAAGCTATTTTTTCACAAAAAAAATTGAAAGCTATTACTCAGAAATTATTGCAAGAAAAAATCATTAA
- a CDS encoding DNA polymerase III subunit delta, whose amino-acid sequence MQAVYLLLGNEQGLKEAYLKELLIKMDAFKSKVSVTKIFLSELSTLEFVEKLFSNSFFSKKEIFIVYESELLKAGKDLELICNAILKSSNKIVIFISNSNTCNIDFKNKLKLIKKVFYEIPDDDKFTFVKRNFCNLSIKITDSAINLMLLMLNSDTKILKFYIDSFALFAKNNTIDEEDITSWISFIRFENTFSLFNSILRKDMTHSLVKIKSILDQGEDLLNVLISLIWQFKRLLKVQIDYNACGSLQSALNKNKIFFSLNKIYRAGIKNYSISEIKIVLKILYKFDLYLRIYSKNIHQNLSYFLIFSILNLNDNFLIHNSAESKFNF is encoded by the coding sequence ATGCAAGCGGTTTATTTATTGTTGGGCAATGAGCAAGGTTTAAAAGAAGCTTATTTAAAAGAGCTGTTAATCAAGATGGATGCTTTTAAATCCAAAGTTTCAGTTACTAAAATTTTTTTGTCAGAACTATCAACTTTAGAATTTGTTGAAAAACTATTTTCTAATTCTTTTTTTTCAAAGAAAGAAATTTTTATTGTTTATGAGTCTGAACTTTTAAAAGCAGGAAAAGATTTGGAGCTAATATGTAATGCGATTTTAAAATCTAGTAACAAAATTGTTATTTTTATTTCTAATAGCAATACATGTAATATTGATTTTAAAAATAAGCTTAAGCTTATAAAAAAAGTTTTTTATGAGATTCCTGATGATGATAAATTTACATTTGTAAAAAGAAATTTTTGTAATCTCAGTATTAAGATTACAGACTCTGCAATAAATTTAATGCTTTTAATGTTGAATTCAGATACTAAAATTTTGAAATTTTATATAGATTCTTTTGCGCTTTTTGCAAAGAATAATACCATTGATGAGGAAGATATAACTTCTTGGATTAGTTTTATTCGCTTCGAAAACACTTTTTCCTTATTTAATTCAATTTTGAGAAAGGATATGACGCATTCTTTGGTCAAGATTAAGTCTATTTTGGATCAGGGAGAAGATTTGCTTAATGTTTTAATAAGTCTTATTTGGCAATTTAAAAGATTATTAAAGGTGCAAATAGATTATAATGCATGTGGGAGCCTACAGAGTGCATTGAATAAAAATAAAATCTTTTTTTCATTAAATAAAATTTATAGAGCAGGGATTAAAAATTATTCAATTTCAGAAATTAAAATTGTTTTGAAAATTTTATATAAGTTTGATTTATATTTGAGAATTTATTCTAAAAATATTCATCAAAATTTATCATATTTTTTAATATTTTCAATTTTAAATCTTAATGATAATTTTTTAATCCATAATTCTGCAGAATCAAAATTTAATTTTTAA
- the uvrC gene encoding excinuclease ABC subunit UvrC, with protein MAENLTSLFEKIIKLPTTSGCYKMLNENKKILYIGKAKNLRSRVKSYFSEKNSNKIKILMKNVKSIEVITTNSEYEALLLECNLIKTHKPDYNVKLKDGKGYPMVRITHEKYPRIFKTRKIINDKSEYFGPFTNVKKLDQVLNFINKTFKIRKCKKKSNSPCLYYHMGQCLGVCYKKNLEKEYQKELDKAKSILNGNISEILNQIDIKLKFAIQKEDFETAIKLKEIKRSLIEINQIQIVTKANNLNIDYVHVHPGENVNTIIVLKYRNGKLVERDANFDESICKENELILQFLIQYYTSINMIVPDKIHIFIKDVDTKNVEKLINEIKNTKTEIIYKETEEILKIMEMAISNAELSLREYENKNSKALESLKIFLEMDKLPKIIEGFDIAHLKGQETVASMVTFKMGIPFKENYRLYKLNSLLKGEIDDFKAIKEVISRRYSEIINNNLELPNLILIDGGKGQLNAALSILKDLKIGNKVKVCSLAKKQETIFLTTSKKGINLPQGHPALRILQNVRNEAHRKANGFNKKRREKITLLYTQIPGIGEKTAQKILKSIGTYKDILPLSENEISEKIKVNIQLAKRIKAFAIKENSIKNYNQDK; from the coding sequence ATGGCAGAGAACCTAACAAGTTTATTCGAAAAAATAATAAAATTACCAACCACAAGCGGTTGCTATAAAATGCTAAATGAAAATAAAAAAATACTCTATATTGGAAAAGCAAAAAATCTAAGATCAAGGGTAAAAAGTTATTTTTCAGAAAAAAATAGCAACAAAATCAAAATATTAATGAAAAATGTAAAATCAATAGAAGTTATTACAACAAATAGCGAATACGAAGCACTGCTTCTAGAGTGCAATCTAATTAAAACCCACAAACCTGATTACAATGTAAAACTAAAAGATGGAAAAGGTTATCCTATGGTGCGGATAACCCATGAAAAATATCCAAGGATTTTTAAAACTAGAAAAATAATTAATGACAAAAGCGAATATTTTGGACCATTTACTAATGTAAAAAAATTAGATCAAGTACTAAATTTTATTAACAAAACATTTAAAATTAGAAAATGTAAAAAAAAATCCAACTCTCCTTGCCTATATTACCATATGGGGCAGTGCCTTGGAGTATGCTATAAGAAAAACCTTGAAAAAGAATATCAAAAAGAACTAGATAAGGCAAAATCCATACTAAATGGAAATATATCCGAAATATTAAATCAAATTGATATCAAATTAAAATTTGCCATACAAAAAGAAGATTTTGAAACCGCCATCAAATTAAAAGAAATTAAACGTTCTTTAATAGAAATCAATCAAATCCAAATAGTTACAAAAGCCAACAATTTAAACATAGACTATGTACATGTTCATCCGGGAGAAAATGTAAATACGATAATAGTATTAAAATATAGAAATGGGAAATTGGTTGAAAGAGATGCAAATTTTGATGAGAGTATATGTAAAGAAAATGAGCTGATTTTACAATTTTTGATTCAATATTACACATCTATTAACATGATTGTACCAGATAAAATTCATATTTTTATCAAAGATGTCGACACTAAAAATGTTGAAAAACTAATAAATGAAATTAAAAATACAAAAACAGAAATTATTTACAAAGAAACAGAAGAAATTTTAAAAATAATGGAAATGGCCATATCTAATGCTGAATTATCTTTACGAGAATATGAAAATAAAAACAGCAAAGCACTTGAGAGTTTGAAAATTTTTCTAGAAATGGACAAACTTCCCAAAATAATTGAAGGATTTGACATCGCTCATCTTAAAGGTCAAGAAACAGTAGCTTCTATGGTTACTTTTAAAATGGGAATACCCTTTAAAGAAAACTACAGACTTTACAAACTAAACTCACTATTAAAAGGAGAAATTGACGACTTTAAGGCAATAAAAGAAGTAATCTCAAGAAGATACTCAGAAATAATTAATAACAACTTAGAACTGCCAAATTTAATTTTAATTGACGGAGGCAAAGGACAATTAAATGCTGCTCTTTCTATCTTAAAGGACTTAAAAATAGGAAACAAAGTTAAAGTCTGTTCGTTGGCAAAAAAACAAGAAACAATATTTTTAACAACCAGTAAAAAAGGAATAAATCTGCCCCAAGGACATCCTGCTCTTAGGATACTGCAAAATGTACGAAATGAAGCACACAGAAAGGCCAACGGATTCAACAAAAAAAGAAGAGAAAAAATAACCCTATTGTATACACAAATACCCGGAATTGGAGAAAAAACAGCCCAAAAAATATTAAAATCAATTGGAACCTATAAGGATATATTACCTTTAAGTGAAAACGAAATTTCAGAAAAAATAAAAGTAAATATTCAACTTGCAAAAAGAATAAAAGCATTTGCAATAAAAGAAAACTCAATAAAAAATTATAATCAAGATAAATAA
- a CDS encoding fibronectin type III domain-containing protein: MRLILILLLSFLCFSILLSQELKLILDSKKNFKFIQDSSNVTFERDMRGLLGIYLDRYKAVLDLNNIDLRLEIGGDNKLKDTSSNYLVSAKSLRVSNEFRNVSNGSLIFYSNQNPVKFKPLTKKAFFFSGNTVSDFTIKFWVYRTTSVTGEVIFSWDGYKKIDNSWVDQSIRLESDEGNFVWVLNNVFLKDNKNPIKIRMKSNDDFIPKKWHLHTLRYRQKDGMLEYLIDSKPQAIEYITDDKKEGSGYLLSIGNFIDFTLGTYFTGAVENLEIHKSFEEVSNAFFSKNMGYIITEPIKLSQYYSQVLSFDVDSNVPKDTEIVYYYRLDNKVFYDTDSHGNIKKNLTGAWIHFDPKKDFPDSKISKYIQIKVEFYPSGDSVSSPSLYSMSITYVPEAAPFPPVITKVIPGSREVFIEWIPVINSSVEGYYIYIGVSSGNYHGKTSGVLTSPIDVGNQTSFKITGLEDGRLYYISIAAYNLDKSVNKTSFSKEISVRPMEIFKKYE; the protein is encoded by the coding sequence ATGAGATTAATTTTAATACTCTTGCTATCTTTTTTGTGCTTTTCTATTCTTTTATCTCAAGAATTAAAGTTAATACTTGATTCGAAAAAAAATTTTAAATTTATTCAAGATTCTAGCAATGTTACTTTTGAAAGGGATATGAGGGGGTTGCTCGGTATTTATTTGGATAGATATAAAGCTGTTTTAGATTTGAATAATATTGATTTGCGCTTAGAAATAGGGGGAGATAATAAATTAAAAGACACATCTTCAAATTATTTAGTTAGTGCAAAAAGTTTGAGAGTTTCAAATGAATTTCGTAATGTTTCTAATGGTTCTTTAATTTTTTATTCAAATCAAAATCCTGTTAAGTTTAAGCCACTGACAAAGAAAGCTTTCTTTTTTTCAGGCAATACTGTTTCTGATTTTACTATTAAGTTTTGGGTATATCGAACAACTTCTGTTACAGGAGAAGTTATTTTTAGTTGGGATGGTTATAAAAAGATTGATAATTCGTGGGTAGATCAGTCCATTAGATTGGAAAGTGATGAGGGAAATTTTGTTTGGGTTTTGAACAATGTATTTTTAAAAGACAATAAAAATCCTATCAAAATTAGAATGAAAAGCAATGATGATTTTATTCCGAAGAAATGGCATTTACATACTTTAAGATATAGACAAAAGGATGGCATGCTTGAATATTTGATAGATTCTAAACCTCAGGCAATAGAATATATAACAGACGATAAGAAAGAAGGATCAGGATATTTATTAAGTATCGGCAATTTTATTGATTTTACCTTAGGAACTTATTTTACTGGTGCAGTTGAGAATTTAGAAATACATAAAAGCTTTGAAGAGGTTAGTAATGCTTTTTTTTCAAAGAATATGGGATACATTATTACAGAGCCTATTAAGCTTTCTCAATATTATTCTCAAGTATTATCTTTTGATGTTGATTCCAATGTTCCTAAGGATACAGAGATTGTTTATTATTATAGATTAGATAATAAGGTATTTTATGATACAGATAGTCATGGGAATATTAAAAAAAATTTAACTGGGGCATGGATTCATTTTGATCCTAAAAAAGATTTTCCAGATTCAAAGATATCAAAATATATTCAAATAAAAGTTGAATTTTATCCTAGTGGAGATTCTGTAAGCAGTCCTTCTCTTTATAGTATGTCAATTACTTATGTTCCTGAAGCAGCTCCGTTTCCTCCTGTGATAACAAAAGTTATTCCGGGCTCTAGAGAGGTTTTTATTGAATGGATTCCTGTTATTAATAGTAGTGTTGAAGGGTATTACATTTATATTGGCGTTTCTTCTGGCAATTATCATGGAAAAACCAGTGGTGTTTTAACTTCTCCTATTGATGTTGGAAATCAAACTTCTTTTAAGATTACAGGACTTGAAGACGGAAGGCTTTACTATATTAGCATCGCTGCATACAATTTGGATAAAAGTGTTAATAAGACTTCTTTTTCAAAGGAAATTTCTGTAAGGCCTATGGAGATTTTTAAAAAATATGAATAA